The window TCTGGTTTTCCACCAGGAGCTCACCCTCGCGCCGCTCGGAGGGAAGCGTTTCCCTCGGAGTCTGGAAGCCCATGCGTCGACCGATGACGTCAAAGCGATCGATGGCGAACGGTAGTCCCTCGCCGCCGAGCGGGGATGGGTCGTCCGTGATCTGGAAGTGGAGGTGAGGGCCGCTCGAGGATCCGCTGTTCCCGACCAAACCGAGCGCGTCTCCCGTCTGCACCCGGTTGCCGACCTCGATCCGCATGTTCCCGGGTTGGAGGTGGCCGTACACCGCATAGCGGCCATCCCCGATGTCGAGCACCACCGAATTACCCAGCAGCGGGCGGGGCGTGAGCTGGATCGGTGAGGGGACCCCAAACTCGTTCTCGGGGACTCCGTCCTGAATCCCGACGACGACCCCGTCGGCGACGGCAACCACCTCCTGCCCCCAACCGTAGAATGCGGCGTTCCCCACGCCACCGGGCACCAGGGCGATTCCGTCCACCTCCTTCCCTAGGTCCCGCGCGAAGCGCTGGGCGATATGCGCGTTCCCTCCGACGGCGATTAACGCCCGACGGTGCCCCGTGTCGTTGAAGCGGCGCCCCTGCCCGTCCACGATCCACCAATCCCCGCCCCGGACCGGTGGTGAGATCACGACGGCGTCCGGGCCGATCCCCAAAGGGTCTGTCTCAAACTCGTGATGGGTCGTATCGCCCTCAGCGGATACCTGAAACAGGCGGATCCGGTGGGTGATGGAGGACGGCGTAGCCCGGGGCTCTACGGAGAGCCACATGTAGACGTGGGCCGTCGCTCCAGCGTCCAATGCGACGCCGTGGTCATTGGTGGGGACGTCCCCGGACCCGGCGATCCGGAGCTGACGGGCGAGCTCCACCCCCTCGTGCGTCGCGAGGGCGGTGCCGCGGTCGGTCACGACCGCCTGCACCCCGGTCAGCGTGGCATCGCGCCTCGAAAGGTTGGTTACGTGGAGCTCGTAGGCGAGATGAACCTGCCCCTCGGCAGGAACCGGCGATGGCTCGATGGGCATCCGCACTTCGAGGACATTCCCGACCTGGGCCGTGGCCCAGGTTGCCGTGAACAGGAGAGTCGTGATCGACAGACTCAGTGAATGGCCAAATCTCATGGGGCCGTTTCCTGCTCGGGCTGGTCCTTCGCAACTTACCCGTCGTCCGGGGGGGTGCAAGTGCAACGGCTCAGAGCAACCGCCTTCCGTTAATCCCGGATCGTACGGAGTCTTCGACAGCTGTCGGTACCCTGGTCCCTACCGCCGGCGCCGACGCAGGCACTCGATCAGACGCACCTCCTGCTTGGCTAGCCGCCGCGGGCTCCGGTGCGGCCGGCTCGCCGGTTGTGCTCGACTACCTCGGCTCTCAGACGCGAATCACGATGCGAACGCAGTGAAACGAGTTCCGCGTCGCATCTCGCGATCCGGTTGAGCCCAACGAGTCGATGAACGGCCCGCCGGTTGGATGCGGCCCGCGATCCGAAACCGGGCTGGGCACCGGGTCCGGATCGCGGCCGTTGAAACGCCAACCGGGCGCGGGTCCGTCAGCGCACCGGCACCACCTGAAGGCCCACGACGATGGTCCAGTCGCGTTCCAACTGGGGGCCGTCCAGGTCCCGGTAGACCGGGAAGAGCGCCTCGGCGGCGATCCTGAACGCGCTCAGGCGCGGGACGTAGAAGTTGAGGCTCGGGCCTACCTCCAGCACGGTCCCTCCGCGCAGCGTCGGGTTGGCTGTCGGCACGAAGGTCGCCGGGGTGCCGAGCGCCGCGTCGCTCCCCTCGATGTTCTCGGTGTGCCGCAGTTCGCCCCGCACGGCCGCGCTGAAGTTGCGGCTCAGGAGCCCGCCACCCCACACGGTCCCCGAGTACTGATTGCCCATGGTGTACTCGTTGTCGTTCTCGCCGAGCCGGATCACGGCGTTGCCCTGGGCGCCCCAGGACAGGTCCCCCGATTGGCCCAGCCAGGTCAGTCCCGGCAGCAGATCGAAGGTCCCCGAGCCCACCTGCATGGGATAGGGAAGTTGGACTTCGTTGCCCATGCTGATCGGCAGCACGTCGAGCTCGTCGATCGAGCCGGTCGGGAAGCTGAACATCACGTTTCCGTGGACGCTCTGGTCGCCGAACTCACCGAGCCCGACCATGGCCCCCGCGCGCACATCGCCGATTCCCGCCGACTCGGTGGTGAACTCGCCGCCGGCCCTCGTGATGTGGTCCATCGAGATGTCCAGGACCGGCAGCATGGCCATGAGCGTGACCTCGTCCGAGGGCGCGAACATCGCCCCCAGCATGTGCATCTGCATGGGCATGCGCGTCGGCGTCACCGTGAAGTCCTCGCCGCCCGGTGCGGCGGCCACGATATCCGCGTCTGCTATCTCGTCGGTGCCGATGCGGCTGCCCTCCATGGCCATGTACATGTACCGGTAGGACAGCATTACCTCGCCCTTCTCGTGGCGGTGGTCGGCCATGACGCCGATGGGCGCGTGGCTGTCCGCGCGGCTGGCGCTCCACTGGGCGGCTGCGGGTGAGGCGACCAGCAGGGCCGCAGCCAACGATACGTATATGCGTGTCATCGCTTCTGTCTCCTCGAGCGTGATTGACGAAGTGTCCTGCGAGAAAAGCGGGGACTACGCGTAGGAGGGGGGCGGTCGAGCGTACGCGGTAGGGAAGCGGTGCCCGTCGGTGGCGGGGGCGGCAGGCAGAGCCTGGGCGGTTCCGCCGTTCACCGCGAACCACGGGAGCGTCAGCGCGCCGGCGACCTGTCCATCGGCCGCTGTGCAGCAGCAGGCCGCGGCCGAGTGATCGCAGCCTGCTTTACCCGAATGCGATTGGCTGTGATCGGCCGCATCCCGGG is drawn from Gemmatimonadota bacterium and contains these coding sequences:
- a CDS encoding transporter — encoded protein: MTRIYVSLAAALLVASPAAAQWSASRADSHAPIGVMADHRHEKGEVMLSYRYMYMAMEGSRIGTDEIADADIVAAAPGGEDFTVTPTRMPMQMHMLGAMFAPSDEVTLMAMLPVLDISMDHITRAGGEFTTESAGIGDVRAGAMVGLGEFGDQSVHGNVMFSFPTGSIDELDVLPISMGNEVQLPYPMQVGSGTFDLLPGLTWLGQSGDLSWGAQGNAVIRLGENDNEYTMGNQYSGTVWGGGLLSRNFSAAVRGELRHTENIEGSDAALGTPATFVPTANPTLRGGTVLEVGPSLNFYVPRLSAFRIAAEALFPVYRDLDGPQLERDWTIVVGLQVVPVR
- a CDS encoding M23 family metallopeptidase; this translates as MRFGHSLSLSITTLLFTATWATAQVGNVLEVRMPIEPSPVPAEGQVHLAYELHVTNLSRRDATLTGVQAVVTDRGTALATHEGVELARQLRIAGSGDVPTNDHGVALDAGATAHVYMWLSVEPRATPSSITHRIRLFQVSAEGDTTHHEFETDPLGIGPDAVVISPPVRGGDWWIVDGQGRRFNDTGHRRALIAVGGNAHIAQRFARDLGKEVDGIALVPGGVGNAAFYGWGQEVVAVADGVVVGIQDGVPENEFGVPSPIQLTPRPLLGNSVVLDIGDGRYAVYGHLQPGNMRIEVGNRVQTGDALGLVGNSGSSSGPHLHFQITDDPSPLGGEGLPFAIDRFDVIGRRMGFQTPRETLPSERREGELLVENQIVRFPGG